A part of Helicobacter himalayensis genomic DNA contains:
- a CDS encoding cytochrome b, whose amino-acid sequence MMEVKKADGIVDWLDQRIAVRKLIEVLMTKYWVPKKINFLWAMGVILLVLFSALVVSGLFLLMYYKPDTKLAFDSVNDTIMREVAFGWLWRHIHAVAASMIFLIIYIHMFVAIYYGSYKRGREMVWIGGMLLFVLFSAEAFSGYMLPWGQMSFWAAAVITNLPSAIPGVGPDLVEWVRGNFVVADSTLTRFFMLHVCLLPIVILMVIALHFYTLRVPHVNNEEGEEIDFEAEAKKYEEGKKAESKVIAFWPDFLCKDIFIVSVFMMLFFYLVCYHFDFAMDPINFDPANNLKTPAHIYPEWYFLWSYEVLRGFFFSADLGLAAFGIAQVAFLFLPWLDRSPAVAPAHKRSGYFVWFWVLVVDLVVLTIFGKLPPEGINNQIGLVAALGFLIWVFVALPVVTIMERNKNKGARQ is encoded by the coding sequence ATAATGGAAGTAAAAAAAGCAGATGGTATTGTAGATTGGCTTGATCAACGCATCGCGGTAAGGAAGCTTATCGAAGTGTTGATGACGAAGTATTGGGTTCCAAAGAAAATTAACTTTCTTTGGGCTATGGGTGTTATTTTGTTGGTGCTTTTTAGCGCATTGGTGGTGAGCGGGCTGTTTTTGCTTATGTATTACAAGCCTGATACCAAACTTGCCTTTGATAGTGTGAATGATACGATTATGCGCGAAGTGGCGTTTGGTTGGCTGTGGAGACATATTCACGCAGTGGCTGCAAGTATGATATTTTTGATTATTTACATCCATATGTTTGTGGCGATTTATTATGGCTCTTATAAGCGCGGTAGAGAGATGGTGTGGATTGGCGGAATGTTGCTTTTCGTGCTTTTTTCTGCTGAAGCGTTTAGCGGTTATATGCTTCCGTGGGGACAAATGAGCTTTTGGGCGGCGGCTGTGATTACAAACTTGCCAAGTGCGATTCCGGGTGTAGGTCCTGATTTGGTTGAATGGGTGAGAGGGAATTTTGTCGTGGCGGATTCTACGCTGACAAGATTTTTTATGTTGCATGTGTGCTTGTTGCCTATTGTTATTTTGATGGTTATTGCATTGCACTTTTACACACTAAGAGTGCCGCATGTCAATAACGAAGAGGGCGAAGAGATTGACTTTGAAGCGGAAGCAAAGAAATACGAAGAAGGCAAAAAGGCAGAATCTAAGGTGATTGCGTTTTGGCCAGACTTCCTTTGCAAGGATATTTTCATCGTTAGTGTCTTTATGATGCTCTTTTTCTATCTTGTATGTTATCACTTTGATTTTGCGATGGATCCCATCAACTTTGACCCTGCAAATAACCTTAAAACGCCGGCACATATTTACCCAGAGTGGTATTTCTTGTGGAGTTATGAAGTGTTAAGAGGATTTTTCTTTAGCGCGGATTTGGGGCTTGCGGCATTTGGTATTGCACAGGTGGCATTCCTTTTCCTTCCGTGGCTGGATAGAAGCCCAGCTGTTGCGCCAGCGCACAAAAGAAGCGGGTATTTTGTATGGTTTTGGGTGCTTGTTGTTGATTTAGTTGTGCTTACAATCTTTGGTAAATTACCACCAGAAGGCATTAATAACCAAATTGGTTTGGTGGCTGCTCTAGGATTCTTAATATGGGTATTTGTCGCGCTACCTGTTGTAACGATTATGGAAAGAAACAAGAATAAGGGGGCAAGACAATGA
- a CDS encoding Rieske 2Fe-2S domain-containing protein: protein MSENVKRRDFLGMTLGGVAVAGAVASLYAMKRSWDPLPSVVSAGFTIVDLSQVQEGVLNTVEWRGKPVYILKKQSGAPKVEGRDFEINGALYTVGIQICTHLGCIPGFDEKKQSFLCACHGGQFDASGVNKKGTPPPRPMEIPPFKLDGLKMVLGEEGPEYKALKNA, encoded by the coding sequence ATGTCAGAGAATGTCAAAAGGCGTGATTTTCTTGGTATGACGCTAGGAGGTGTCGCTGTAGCTGGTGCGGTAGCTTCCTTATATGCGATGAAGCGCTCTTGGGATCCGTTGCCAAGTGTGGTTTCTGCAGGATTTACGATTGTAGATTTAAGTCAAGTCCAAGAAGGTGTATTGAACACGGTAGAGTGGAGAGGCAAGCCTGTTTATATCCTCAAAAAACAAAGTGGCGCTCCAAAGGTTGAGGGGCGCGATTTTGAAATAAATGGGGCTTTATATACGGTTGGGATTCAGATTTGCACGCATTTGGGTTGTATCCCCGGCTTTGATGAAAAGAAACAAAGCTTTTTGTGTGCGTGCCATGGTGGGCAGTTTGATGCTTCTGGTGTGAATAAAAAAGGCACACCGCCACCAAGACCTATGGAAATCCCACCTTTCAAACTTGATGGACTTAAAATGGTGCTAGGTGAGGAAGGTCCCGAATACAAAGCGCTTAAAAATGCGTAG
- a CDS encoding NAD+ synthase, whose protein sequence is MKNTISKIQAFLRDEVQKRGFQKVVLGLSGGIDSAVVAKLCVEVFKENLCALLLPASTSNEHNLKDAKLFAVANKITHHIIPITPYEREFRAFSNLGDSLNPLERLRVGNFCARMRMNLLYDYASAQNALVIGTSNKSELLLGYGTIFGDLACAINPIGNFYKTQIYTLADALNIPQKIISKPPSADLFENQSDESDLGFSYERIDTFLRAFESLLKTHNIALHTLTPQNTAALLLLSQELMAQGFEQNIVDSLLNRIARNTFKTTLPSIFKES, encoded by the coding sequence ATGAAAAACACAATTAGCAAAATACAAGCGTTTTTAAGAGATGAAGTCCAAAAAAGGGGCTTTCAAAAAGTCGTTTTAGGGCTTAGTGGCGGAATAGATTCTGCTGTGGTGGCAAAACTTTGTGTGGAAGTGTTTAAAGAGAATCTTTGCGCGCTTTTACTGCCTGCTTCTACTTCAAATGAGCATAATCTTAAGGACGCAAAACTTTTTGCAGTAGCTAATAAAATTACACATCACATTATCCCAATCACGCCTTATGAGCGTGAGTTTAGGGCTTTTAGCAATTTAGGAGATTCTCTTAATCCATTAGAACGCTTACGTGTTGGGAATTTCTGTGCGCGTATGCGAATGAATCTGCTTTATGATTACGCAAGCGCACAAAATGCCTTAGTTATCGGTACGAGCAATAAAAGCGAGTTGCTTCTTGGCTATGGCACGATATTTGGAGATTTGGCTTGTGCGATAAATCCTATTGGTAATTTTTACAAAACCCAAATTTACACGCTTGCAGACGCGCTTAATATCCCGCAAAAAATCATTAGTAAGCCTCCAAGTGCGGATTTGTTTGAAAATCAAAGCGATGAGTCGGATTTGGGCTTTAGCTATGAGAGGATTGATACATTTTTGCGCGCGTTTGAATCTTTGCTAAAAACGCATAATATCGCGCTTCACACGCTCACACCACAAAATACCGCCGCACTTTTATTGCTTAGTCAAGAGCTTATGGCACAAGGTTTTGAGCAAAATATTGTAGATTCTCTACTTAATCGCATTGCAAGAAACACTTTCAAAACAACTTTGCCAAGTATTT